A region of Denticeps clupeoides chromosome 19, fDenClu1.1, whole genome shotgun sequence DNA encodes the following proteins:
- the fam118b gene encoding protein FAM118B isoform X4, with amino-acid sequence MASAVTVKTEKRPAAPEKEEGDTNGKKARKLLPSLKTKRAPELVLVIGTGVSSAVAPQVPALRSWKGLIQALLDAANDFDLLEEEESRRFQKSLQEDKNLVHVAHDLIQKLSPRTGNVRSTFFKDCLYEVFDDLECKMEHAGKHLLRSVLQLMESGALVLTTNFDNLLEIYAAHQGTKLESLDLTDEKKVLEWAQEKRRLSVLHIHGVYTNPSGIVLHPAGYQNVLRNTEVMREIQKLYETKSFVFLGCGRTVDDTTFQALFLEAVKHKSDLEHFMLVRREDVGEFKKLRDNMLDKGIKVISYGNEYADLPEYFERLANEICNRDAAMNGWGSPTQEVEDQNGFNTQKNLLQE; translated from the exons ATGGCCTCTGCTGTGACCGTGAAGACAGAGAAGCGACCTGCTGCCCCCGAGAAGGAGGAAGGCGACACGAATGGGAAGAAAGCCAG GAAGCTGCTGCCCAGCCTGAAGACGAAGCGGGCACCTGAGCTGGTGCTGGTGATTGGCACAGGGGTGAGCTCCGCGGTGGCTCCACAGGTTCCTGCACTGCGGTCCTGGAAAGGCCTCATCCAAGCCTTGTTGGATGCTGCCAATGACTTTGACCTCctagaggaggaggaaagccGTCGTTTTCAGAAAAGTTTGCAGGAGGACAAGAACCTGGTACACGTGGCCCACGACCTCATCCAGAAGCTCTCACCG CGGACGGGGAACGTGCGCTCCACCTTCTTTAAGGACTGCCTGTATGAGGTGTTTGATGACCTTGAGTGTAAGATGGAGCATGCTGGGAAGCACCTGCTGCGCTCAGTGCTGCAGCTAATGGAGAGCGGCGCGTTGGTGCTTACCACCAACTTCGACAACCTGTTGGAGATCTACGCTGCTCACCAGGGCACCAAGCTGGAATCACTGGACCTCACAGATGAAAAGAAG gtcCTGGAATGGGCTCAGGAGAAGCGGAGACTGAGTGTGTTGCACATTCACGGTGTTTATACAAACCCTAGCGGCATTGTGCTGCACCCTGCCGGCTACCAGAATGTCCTGAGGAACACGGAAGTCATG AGGGAGATCCAGAAGCTGTACGAGACCAAGTCATTCGTCTTCCTGGGCTGCGGCAGGACTGTGGATGACACCACCTTTCAGGCGCTCTTCCTGGAGGCTGTGAAGCACAAGTCAGACCTGGAGCACTTCATGCTGGTGCGGCGCGAGGATGTGGGCGAGTTCAAGAAGCTCCGAGACaacatgttggacaagggcatcAAGGTCATCTCTTATGGCAATGAGTACGCTGACCTACCTGAGTATTTTGAGCGGCTGGCCAATGAGATCTGTAACCGCGACGCAGCCATGAACGGCTGGG GATCTCCAACGCAAGAGGTAGAGGACCAAAATGGCTTTAACACACAGAAGAACCTCCTGCAAG AATGA
- the fam118b gene encoding protein FAM118B isoform X3 has product MASAVTVKTEKRPAAPEKEEGDTNGKKARKLLPSLKTKRAPELVLVIGTGVSSAVAPQVPALRSWKGLIQALLDAANDFDLLEEEESRRFQKSLQEDKNLVHVAHDLIQKLSPRTGNVRSTFFKDCLYEVFDDLECKMEHAGKHLLRSVLQLMESGALVLTTNFDNLLEIYAAHQGTKLESLDLTDEKKVLEWAQEKRRLSVLHIHGVYTNPSGIVLHPAGYQNVLRNTEVMREIQKLYETKSFVFLGCGRTVDDTTFQALFLEAVKHKSDLEHFMLVRREDVGEFKKLRDNMLDKGIKVISYGNEYADLPEYFERLANEICNRDAAMNGWAGSPTQEVEDQNGFNTQKNLLQE; this is encoded by the exons ATGGCCTCTGCTGTGACCGTGAAGACAGAGAAGCGACCTGCTGCCCCCGAGAAGGAGGAAGGCGACACGAATGGGAAGAAAGCCAG GAAGCTGCTGCCCAGCCTGAAGACGAAGCGGGCACCTGAGCTGGTGCTGGTGATTGGCACAGGGGTGAGCTCCGCGGTGGCTCCACAGGTTCCTGCACTGCGGTCCTGGAAAGGCCTCATCCAAGCCTTGTTGGATGCTGCCAATGACTTTGACCTCctagaggaggaggaaagccGTCGTTTTCAGAAAAGTTTGCAGGAGGACAAGAACCTGGTACACGTGGCCCACGACCTCATCCAGAAGCTCTCACCG CGGACGGGGAACGTGCGCTCCACCTTCTTTAAGGACTGCCTGTATGAGGTGTTTGATGACCTTGAGTGTAAGATGGAGCATGCTGGGAAGCACCTGCTGCGCTCAGTGCTGCAGCTAATGGAGAGCGGCGCGTTGGTGCTTACCACCAACTTCGACAACCTGTTGGAGATCTACGCTGCTCACCAGGGCACCAAGCTGGAATCACTGGACCTCACAGATGAAAAGAAG gtcCTGGAATGGGCTCAGGAGAAGCGGAGACTGAGTGTGTTGCACATTCACGGTGTTTATACAAACCCTAGCGGCATTGTGCTGCACCCTGCCGGCTACCAGAATGTCCTGAGGAACACGGAAGTCATG AGGGAGATCCAGAAGCTGTACGAGACCAAGTCATTCGTCTTCCTGGGCTGCGGCAGGACTGTGGATGACACCACCTTTCAGGCGCTCTTCCTGGAGGCTGTGAAGCACAAGTCAGACCTGGAGCACTTCATGCTGGTGCGGCGCGAGGATGTGGGCGAGTTCAAGAAGCTCCGAGACaacatgttggacaagggcatcAAGGTCATCTCTTATGGCAATGAGTACGCTGACCTACCTGAGTATTTTGAGCGGCTGGCCAATGAGATCTGTAACCGCGACGCAGCCATGAACGGCTGGG CAGGATCTCCAACGCAAGAGGTAGAGGACCAAAATGGCTTTAACACACAGAAGAACCTCCTGCAAG AATGA
- the fam118b gene encoding protein FAM118B isoform X2: MASAVTVKTEKRPAAPEKEEGDTNGKKARKLLPSLKTKRAPELVLVIGTGVSSAVAPQVPALRSWKGLIQALLDAANDFDLLEEEESRRFQKSLQEDKNLVHVAHDLIQKLSPRTGNVRSTFFKDCLYEVFDDLECKMEHAGKHLLRSVLQLMESGALVLTTNFDNLLEIYAAHQGTKLESLDLTDEKKVLEWAQEKRRLSVLHIHGVYTNPSGIVLHPAGYQNVLRNTEVMREIQKLYETKSFVFLGCGRTVDDTTFQALFLEAVKHKSDLEHFMLVRREDVGEFKKLRDNMLDKGIKVISYGNEYADLPEYFERLANEICNRDAAMNGWGSPTQEVEDQNGFNTQKNLLQDCHS; this comes from the exons ATGGCCTCTGCTGTGACCGTGAAGACAGAGAAGCGACCTGCTGCCCCCGAGAAGGAGGAAGGCGACACGAATGGGAAGAAAGCCAG GAAGCTGCTGCCCAGCCTGAAGACGAAGCGGGCACCTGAGCTGGTGCTGGTGATTGGCACAGGGGTGAGCTCCGCGGTGGCTCCACAGGTTCCTGCACTGCGGTCCTGGAAAGGCCTCATCCAAGCCTTGTTGGATGCTGCCAATGACTTTGACCTCctagaggaggaggaaagccGTCGTTTTCAGAAAAGTTTGCAGGAGGACAAGAACCTGGTACACGTGGCCCACGACCTCATCCAGAAGCTCTCACCG CGGACGGGGAACGTGCGCTCCACCTTCTTTAAGGACTGCCTGTATGAGGTGTTTGATGACCTTGAGTGTAAGATGGAGCATGCTGGGAAGCACCTGCTGCGCTCAGTGCTGCAGCTAATGGAGAGCGGCGCGTTGGTGCTTACCACCAACTTCGACAACCTGTTGGAGATCTACGCTGCTCACCAGGGCACCAAGCTGGAATCACTGGACCTCACAGATGAAAAGAAG gtcCTGGAATGGGCTCAGGAGAAGCGGAGACTGAGTGTGTTGCACATTCACGGTGTTTATACAAACCCTAGCGGCATTGTGCTGCACCCTGCCGGCTACCAGAATGTCCTGAGGAACACGGAAGTCATG AGGGAGATCCAGAAGCTGTACGAGACCAAGTCATTCGTCTTCCTGGGCTGCGGCAGGACTGTGGATGACACCACCTTTCAGGCGCTCTTCCTGGAGGCTGTGAAGCACAAGTCAGACCTGGAGCACTTCATGCTGGTGCGGCGCGAGGATGTGGGCGAGTTCAAGAAGCTCCGAGACaacatgttggacaagggcatcAAGGTCATCTCTTATGGCAATGAGTACGCTGACCTACCTGAGTATTTTGAGCGGCTGGCCAATGAGATCTGTAACCGCGACGCAGCCATGAACGGCTGGG GATCTCCAACGCAAGAGGTAGAGGACCAAAATGGCTTTAACACACAGAAGAACCTCCTGCAAG ACTGCCACTCTTGA
- the fam118b gene encoding protein FAM118B isoform X1: MASAVTVKTEKRPAAPEKEEGDTNGKKARKLLPSLKTKRAPELVLVIGTGVSSAVAPQVPALRSWKGLIQALLDAANDFDLLEEEESRRFQKSLQEDKNLVHVAHDLIQKLSPRTGNVRSTFFKDCLYEVFDDLECKMEHAGKHLLRSVLQLMESGALVLTTNFDNLLEIYAAHQGTKLESLDLTDEKKVLEWAQEKRRLSVLHIHGVYTNPSGIVLHPAGYQNVLRNTEVMREIQKLYETKSFVFLGCGRTVDDTTFQALFLEAVKHKSDLEHFMLVRREDVGEFKKLRDNMLDKGIKVISYGNEYADLPEYFERLANEICNRDAAMNGWAGSPTQEVEDQNGFNTQKNLLQDCHS, encoded by the exons ATGGCCTCTGCTGTGACCGTGAAGACAGAGAAGCGACCTGCTGCCCCCGAGAAGGAGGAAGGCGACACGAATGGGAAGAAAGCCAG GAAGCTGCTGCCCAGCCTGAAGACGAAGCGGGCACCTGAGCTGGTGCTGGTGATTGGCACAGGGGTGAGCTCCGCGGTGGCTCCACAGGTTCCTGCACTGCGGTCCTGGAAAGGCCTCATCCAAGCCTTGTTGGATGCTGCCAATGACTTTGACCTCctagaggaggaggaaagccGTCGTTTTCAGAAAAGTTTGCAGGAGGACAAGAACCTGGTACACGTGGCCCACGACCTCATCCAGAAGCTCTCACCG CGGACGGGGAACGTGCGCTCCACCTTCTTTAAGGACTGCCTGTATGAGGTGTTTGATGACCTTGAGTGTAAGATGGAGCATGCTGGGAAGCACCTGCTGCGCTCAGTGCTGCAGCTAATGGAGAGCGGCGCGTTGGTGCTTACCACCAACTTCGACAACCTGTTGGAGATCTACGCTGCTCACCAGGGCACCAAGCTGGAATCACTGGACCTCACAGATGAAAAGAAG gtcCTGGAATGGGCTCAGGAGAAGCGGAGACTGAGTGTGTTGCACATTCACGGTGTTTATACAAACCCTAGCGGCATTGTGCTGCACCCTGCCGGCTACCAGAATGTCCTGAGGAACACGGAAGTCATG AGGGAGATCCAGAAGCTGTACGAGACCAAGTCATTCGTCTTCCTGGGCTGCGGCAGGACTGTGGATGACACCACCTTTCAGGCGCTCTTCCTGGAGGCTGTGAAGCACAAGTCAGACCTGGAGCACTTCATGCTGGTGCGGCGCGAGGATGTGGGCGAGTTCAAGAAGCTCCGAGACaacatgttggacaagggcatcAAGGTCATCTCTTATGGCAATGAGTACGCTGACCTACCTGAGTATTTTGAGCGGCTGGCCAATGAGATCTGTAACCGCGACGCAGCCATGAACGGCTGGG CAGGATCTCCAACGCAAGAGGTAGAGGACCAAAATGGCTTTAACACACAGAAGAACCTCCTGCAAG ACTGCCACTCTTGA